From Pontibacter actiniarum, a single genomic window includes:
- a CDS encoding ABC transporter permease: MRKVWQSIKTLWKAHLGFKLAVLYLLLLLTLALLLPLLPLNFGPNYLDLEHAFLSPFSSEALASGHVFGTDNLGRDLLANMLYGARTAFFIALPVMSLATLLGLLLGTGAGFYGANGLVLPRHRLLFFALALLLVLYYGLYLPLYVFKLGMGLAAAGLSVAFLLVAIALSWAATALLLKRFPFWRKANAVPVDQFVLRLTEALSSIPRFVLILVLASFVPPSVALLSLLLVLTLWPSAARLARAEMLRIKGLPYFEAAQSIGSSPRRLLWRHALPNLLGPVLVAFTFGLGGLLALESTLSFLNIGVPTTLVSWGRTISNIRGNTSAWWLVALPGGLLSLTVLALYTCSHYLTKEFRTKSKG, from the coding sequence ATGAGGAAAGTATGGCAAAGTATAAAAACGCTCTGGAAAGCGCACCTGGGGTTTAAACTGGCTGTGCTTTACCTGCTCCTGCTGCTCACGTTGGCGCTGTTACTGCCGTTGCTGCCCCTAAACTTCGGCCCAAACTACCTGGACCTGGAGCATGCCTTCCTTTCGCCTTTCTCTTCTGAAGCGCTGGCGTCAGGACATGTGTTCGGAACGGATAATCTCGGGAGGGACCTGCTGGCAAACATGCTGTACGGCGCTCGCACCGCTTTCTTTATCGCACTGCCTGTGATGTCTTTGGCAACATTACTTGGCCTGCTTCTGGGTACCGGAGCCGGCTTTTACGGGGCCAACGGGCTGGTGCTGCCGCGCCACAGGCTCCTGTTCTTTGCCCTGGCCCTGCTGCTGGTGCTGTACTACGGGCTTTACCTGCCGCTTTACGTGTTTAAACTAGGAATGGGGTTAGCTGCGGCAGGCCTGTCTGTTGCCTTTCTGTTAGTGGCTATCGCCCTAAGCTGGGCTGCCACGGCTCTCCTGCTAAAGCGCTTTCCCTTCTGGAGAAAAGCAAACGCCGTTCCCGTGGACCAGTTTGTGCTGCGCCTAACGGAGGCGTTGAGCAGTATTCCGCGTTTTGTGCTGATCCTGGTGCTCGCGTCGTTTGTGCCTCCTTCTGTCGCGTTACTTTCCCTGCTTTTGGTGCTCACCCTCTGGCCCTCCGCCGCGCGTCTTGCGCGTGCCGAGATGCTGCGCATCAAGGGTCTCCCCTATTTTGAGGCGGCCCAAAGTATAGGAAGCTCGCCCCGGCGACTGCTCTGGCGGCACGCTTTGCCTAACCTGCTTGGCCCTGTTCTCGTGGCTTTTACCTTTGGCCTCGGAGGCTTGCTGGCACTGGAATCCACCCTTTCTTTCCTTAACATCGGCGTACCTACCACACTTGTTAGCTGGGGCCGTACCATCTCAAACATCCGGGGCAACACCTCTGCCTGGTGGCTGGTGGCTCTTCCGGGCGGCTTGTTATCGCTAACTGTGCTGGCGCTTTATACATGCAGCCACTATCTCACCAAAGAATTCAGAACAAAAAGCAAGGGATAA
- a CDS encoding ABC transporter permease has protein sequence MRSYLLRRLLLALPAFWLLATVVFLLSRMLPGSFGEERILETEAGFYTKGNDSSRQAAYVQYLQKTGQDKPLFYFSLSPSPLPDTLYRVFPEARRQQLQRLTFRGGSWPAVAAFDAAVQQLVQHARQNGQHNLEPHLQVLRYSTDSHKLRLALKALAGTDTDVTTQALTRATATKFGSVESHFSTYGFLLPTPRWNGTDNQYRTWLTGLFYGDFGRSYRTNRPVVEMLWEAIGNTFWLLLCSMLFTLALALELSVQLSKRKMKWLRRMVLPSLFVVDSIPLFVLALLLLVLLANPDFLQLFPVYGMGYFATEPLPLWQRLGQWLQFMALPIISMVLVNLPYLTNQIYTSLQASLNANYTRTAKAKGLPEHLVIRRHALRNALLPVITIVSDFLPALVDGSIIIETIFAIPGIGRLLVESVLARDYPVLTTIVLLVLAVRMLAYALAEAAYAWADPRIKQKLA, from the coding sequence ATGCGTTCATACTTGCTCAGGAGACTACTACTGGCGCTGCCTGCCTTTTGGCTGTTGGCTACGGTGGTGTTTTTACTGAGCAGGATGTTACCTGGCTCTTTCGGAGAGGAACGCATACTTGAGACCGAAGCTGGCTTCTACACAAAAGGGAATGACAGCAGCCGACAGGCGGCCTATGTACAATACCTGCAGAAAACGGGGCAGGACAAGCCTCTTTTTTACTTCAGTCTTTCTCCCTCCCCTCTCCCGGACACGCTGTACCGAGTGTTCCCGGAGGCGAGACGCCAGCAACTCCAACGGCTAACCTTCAGGGGCGGCTCCTGGCCTGCCGTGGCTGCCTTCGACGCAGCCGTTCAACAGCTTGTGCAGCATGCCAGGCAAAACGGGCAACACAACCTGGAGCCGCACCTGCAGGTACTCCGCTACAGTACCGACTCGCACAAATTACGGCTTGCGCTTAAGGCCCTGGCAGGCACCGACACAGATGTTACCACCCAGGCGCTTACCCGGGCAACAGCCACTAAGTTTGGCAGCGTAGAATCACACTTTAGCACTTACGGCTTTCTGCTCCCCACGCCGCGCTGGAACGGCACCGACAACCAATACCGCACATGGCTAACCGGGCTTTTCTACGGAGATTTTGGGCGCTCCTACCGCACCAACAGGCCCGTTGTGGAAATGCTGTGGGAGGCAATTGGCAACACGTTCTGGCTCCTGCTGTGCAGCATGCTTTTTACACTGGCCCTTGCACTGGAACTTAGCGTACAGCTGTCTAAGAGAAAAATGAAGTGGCTGCGGCGCATGGTGCTTCCCTCGCTCTTCGTGGTGGACAGCATTCCACTGTTCGTCTTGGCGCTGCTGCTGCTGGTGCTCCTGGCCAACCCGGACTTTCTGCAACTCTTCCCGGTGTACGGCATGGGATACTTTGCAACAGAGCCGCTGCCGCTCTGGCAGCGCCTGGGGCAGTGGCTACAGTTCATGGCACTGCCCATTATTAGCATGGTGCTCGTAAACCTACCTTACCTTACCAACCAGATTTACACGTCGCTACAAGCCTCCCTAAATGCCAACTATACGCGCACGGCCAAGGCAAAGGGGCTGCCGGAGCACCTGGTTATCCGCCGCCACGCGCTTCGCAACGCGCTGCTCCCTGTTATTACCATCGTCTCGGATTTTTTGCCGGCCCTTGTTGACGGTTCCATAATCATCGAAACCATCTTTGCCATTCCAGGCATTGGCCGCCTGCTGGTGGAATCGGTGCTGGCGCGCGACTACCCCGTCCTGACCACGATTGTGCTACTTGTGCTGGCTGTACGCATGCTGGCCTATGCCCTGGCTGAGGCAGCATACGCCTGGGCTGACCCGCGCATAAAACAGAAACTGGCATGA
- a CDS encoding ABC transporter substrate-binding protein, protein MRLAADPETLSPISYSSSGALQIINLLFQSLLSADLGTNEIKPFLASGMPTVERQDSLTLFTYTIRDEATWTNGTPVTAEDVAFTLKVAKAPLLNNEGLKPQLEFIQDIRMDRENPKRFTFVCAGYAPEMELLTGDFFILPAYLYDPENLLQHIAVATLSGDLSELENDEQLKAFAARFNAPDYGRDPNLLQGSGGYILENWKNGQYLTLTRKKEWWGNNTSNTQHLTANPQRVSFQVIPDMTTALLALKNRQLDVLESIPAAEFEQLKQNQSFLKDYALHAPDAYEFMYAGINSRLPKFADKRTRQAIAHLLDVNSVIKVTQQNYATPTVGLIPPSVTKFYNTSLQPYTFSPAKAAELLKAAGWQREEDGWYQNIHGKKERLSLVVDYRAGNTSFENAAIILQQNAAKIGIPVQAQGLEGSLMSQNSKQHQFEVFFRSLSGNPFAFNFKPLLHTTYAEVGGLNFTGFGTPESDRILDQISNTVTSEAEMAKLLKRLQEIMYTEAAFIPMYYEKERLAIHRRFANPKISGLKPNYDVSAFTLKEE, encoded by the coding sequence GTGCGGTTAGCAGCTGACCCGGAAACGCTGAGCCCTATAAGCTACAGCAGTTCCGGCGCGCTACAGATCATTAACCTGCTGTTTCAGAGCCTCCTGAGCGCTGACCTGGGTACAAATGAGATCAAGCCATTCTTGGCCTCAGGCATGCCCACGGTGGAGCGACAGGATTCCTTGACCCTCTTTACTTACACGATAAGAGATGAGGCGACTTGGACCAACGGCACCCCTGTAACAGCAGAGGATGTGGCTTTTACGTTGAAGGTAGCAAAGGCCCCGTTACTAAATAACGAAGGCCTGAAGCCGCAGCTGGAATTCATTCAGGATATCAGAATGGACAGGGAGAACCCGAAACGCTTCACGTTTGTGTGCGCCGGGTACGCCCCGGAAATGGAGTTGCTGACAGGTGACTTCTTTATTCTTCCGGCTTACCTTTATGACCCTGAAAACCTGCTGCAGCACATTGCTGTGGCCACATTGAGCGGAGATCTTTCTGAGCTAGAAAACGATGAGCAGCTAAAAGCGTTTGCTGCCAGGTTCAACGCGCCCGACTATGGGCGCGACCCAAACCTGCTGCAAGGCAGTGGCGGCTATATTTTGGAAAACTGGAAAAACGGACAATACCTGACGCTGACGCGCAAAAAAGAATGGTGGGGGAATAATACATCTAACACACAACATCTGACAGCCAATCCGCAGCGCGTCAGTTTTCAGGTGATTCCAGACATGACCACAGCCCTGCTGGCCCTCAAAAACAGGCAGCTGGATGTGTTGGAAAGTATTCCTGCTGCTGAGTTCGAGCAACTGAAGCAAAACCAGAGCTTCCTGAAGGATTACGCCCTGCACGCCCCCGACGCCTATGAGTTTATGTACGCCGGCATCAACTCACGCCTTCCAAAGTTTGCTGATAAGCGCACCCGACAAGCCATTGCGCACCTGCTCGACGTGAACAGCGTCATTAAAGTCACGCAGCAAAACTACGCGACACCTACCGTGGGTTTGATTCCGCCTTCGGTTACAAAGTTCTACAACACCAGTTTACAGCCTTACACATTCAGCCCTGCCAAAGCAGCGGAGTTACTGAAGGCAGCAGGCTGGCAGCGGGAAGAGGACGGCTGGTACCAGAACATCCATGGTAAAAAAGAACGGCTAAGCCTGGTGGTGGATTACCGCGCTGGTAACACCAGCTTTGAGAATGCCGCCATTATCCTGCAGCAAAACGCCGCCAAGATCGGTATTCCGGTGCAGGCGCAGGGCCTGGAGGGCAGCTTGATGAGCCAGAACTCCAAGCAGCACCAGTTTGAAGTCTTTTTCAGGTCGCTTTCCGGCAACCCTTTCGCCTTTAACTTCAAACCGCTGCTTCACACCACGTACGCCGAGGTAGGCGGCCTCAACTTCACCGGCTTTGGCACTCCCGAAAGCGACCGCATCCTGGACCAGATAAGCAACACAGTTACCTCTGAGGCTGAAATGGCAAAGCTGTTAAAACGACTGCAGGAGATTATGTACACGGAAGCTGCCTTCATCCCAATGTATTATGAGAAGGAGCGCCTGGCCATCCACCGTCGCTTTGCCAACCCAAAGATATCCGGCCTGAAACCAAATTACGACGTCAGCGCCTTCACTTTAAAAGAAGAGTAA
- a CDS encoding MFS transporter, producing MEKNNPTVTRAWCFYDWANSVYSLVITSTIFPIYFSAVSRKPDGTSVVDFLGFSLDSSVLFTYAISSAFLIIAFLSPFLTAIADYSGRKKLFLKLFCYLGALSCAGLYFFTKETFTVSVILFVLATIGFSGSIVFYNAYLPEIATEDQYDRLSARGFSMGYVGSVILLVFNLMMIMKPGWFGIAADNTSLPPRIAFLSTGIWWIGFAQYSFYHLPGNVYQRKPKGSWILNGFKELKGVLNQVKELPQLKRFLLAYFFYNMGVQTVMYLAAIFGEVELRLPSEVLILTVLIIQLVAVAGAYAFAKLSARYGNIKALIVAVVIWIGICIGAYFTQGELQFYALAAVVGSVMGGIQSLSRSTYSKLIPSTTIDHASYFSFYDVTEKVSIVLGTLAYGAIAQLTGSMRYSILALITFFALGLLFLLLVRGKKSLEPQRPSAQVTSA from the coding sequence ATGGAAAAGAACAATCCAACCGTTACGAGAGCCTGGTGCTTTTATGATTGGGCCAACTCCGTTTATTCGCTGGTCATCACTTCTACTATCTTCCCGATCTATTTCAGTGCCGTGTCCCGAAAGCCGGATGGCACTTCGGTGGTAGATTTTCTGGGGTTTTCGCTGGATAGCTCCGTGCTGTTTACCTATGCCATATCGTCTGCCTTTCTGATTATCGCCTTCCTGAGCCCCTTCCTGACGGCTATAGCAGACTATAGTGGAAGAAAAAAGCTGTTCCTGAAGCTGTTCTGCTACCTGGGTGCCCTTTCCTGCGCCGGCTTGTACTTCTTTACCAAAGAAACCTTTACAGTGTCGGTTATACTTTTTGTGCTGGCGACCATCGGCTTTAGCGGTAGCATTGTGTTTTACAATGCCTACCTGCCTGAAATCGCTACGGAAGACCAGTACGACCGGCTGAGTGCGCGCGGCTTCTCGATGGGCTATGTCGGCAGTGTTATCCTGTTGGTCTTTAACCTGATGATGATCATGAAACCCGGCTGGTTTGGCATTGCCGCCGATAATACCTCACTGCCTCCGCGCATTGCCTTCCTGAGCACAGGCATCTGGTGGATTGGCTTTGCCCAGTACTCCTTTTACCATCTGCCCGGTAACGTGTACCAGCGTAAGCCAAAAGGCAGCTGGATTCTGAACGGCTTTAAAGAGCTTAAGGGCGTGCTGAACCAGGTAAAGGAGCTGCCGCAACTGAAGCGCTTTCTGTTGGCTTACTTTTTTTACAACATGGGCGTGCAGACGGTGATGTACCTGGCGGCGATATTCGGGGAGGTGGAGCTGCGCTTGCCAAGCGAGGTGCTGATCCTGACGGTGCTGATCATACAGTTGGTTGCCGTTGCCGGGGCCTATGCCTTTGCTAAACTTTCGGCTAGGTACGGGAACATAAAAGCGCTTATTGTGGCTGTCGTTATCTGGATTGGCATCTGCATCGGGGCCTATTTTACGCAAGGCGAGCTGCAGTTTTATGCCCTGGCCGCTGTCGTGGGGTCTGTGATGGGGGGGATACAGTCGCTGTCGCGCTCAACGTATTCCAAGCTGATTCCATCTACGACCATCGACCACGCCTCATACTTTAGCTTCTATGATGTGACGGAGAAGGTTTCGATTGTGCTGGGCACGCTGGCCTATGGTGCCATTGCGCAGCTTACAGGCTCCATGCGCTACAGCATTCTGGCGCTCATCACCTTCTTTGCCCTTGGTCTGCTTTTCCTGCTGTTGGTGCGGGGCAAAAAGTCGCTGGAGCCGCAACGGCCAAGTGCCCAGGTTACTAGTGCTTAG
- a CDS encoding amidohydrolase, translating to MINTLKTFAAAILLGGALLSGCTSTQTGAETADLIVYNGNVYTVNDNFDKAEAFAVKDGKVLAVGTSEEIRGKYSATEELNAEGKTIYPGLIDAHAHFYRYGLALQSADLVGTASFREVVQLVTEQREKYPNTEWITGRGWDQNDWAVKEFPSKDTLDQLFPNTPVILTRIDGHAALANQKALDLAGVTPETKMVGGLVEVKNGRMTGILVDNAVDRVTSKIPDASEEEKRQALKNAEANVFAVGLTSLDDAGLDKSTVELMDDMHKSGDLQIRVYAMLNPTQENQDHYFKNGPYKTDRLNVRSFKIYSDGALGSRGANLIEPYADKHGHYGFLLASEQEFRDIAKKLHEHGFQMNTHAIGDSANRLLLDIYGEVLGGKNDKRWRIEHSQIINPADMDKFGKYSIVPSVQPTHATSDMYWAGDRLGKERLKHAYPLKELMEQNGYLPLGTDFPVEDINPFYTFHAAVARQDAKNWPAQGFQMENALSREDALRGMTIWAAKSNFEEGEKGSIEPGKFADFILVDRDLLTVKPEEMRGTQVLSTYLNGKQVYKK from the coding sequence ATGATCAACACCCTTAAAACATTTGCCGCCGCCATACTACTTGGCGGCGCTTTGCTTAGCGGCTGTACCAGCACACAAACAGGAGCTGAAACGGCCGACCTGATCGTGTACAACGGCAACGTGTACACGGTGAACGATAACTTCGACAAAGCCGAGGCTTTCGCCGTGAAAGACGGCAAGGTACTGGCCGTAGGCACTTCGGAGGAGATTCGTGGCAAGTATAGCGCTACCGAAGAACTGAATGCGGAAGGCAAAACCATCTACCCCGGCCTGATCGATGCGCACGCGCACTTTTACCGTTACGGCCTGGCCCTGCAGTCGGCTGACCTCGTAGGTACGGCGTCTTTCAGAGAAGTAGTGCAGCTGGTGACGGAGCAGCGTGAGAAGTACCCCAATACGGAGTGGATCACCGGCCGCGGCTGGGACCAGAACGATTGGGCCGTAAAGGAGTTCCCGAGCAAGGACACGCTGGACCAGCTCTTCCCGAACACACCGGTTATACTTACCCGCATCGATGGCCACGCTGCCCTGGCAAACCAGAAGGCACTTGACCTGGCAGGCGTCACCCCCGAAACCAAGATGGTGGGCGGCCTGGTGGAGGTTAAGAACGGCAGGATGACGGGCATTCTGGTAGACAACGCCGTGGACCGGGTAACCTCCAAGATTCCGGATGCCTCGGAAGAGGAAAAGCGCCAGGCCCTGAAAAATGCCGAAGCCAACGTTTTTGCCGTAGGACTTACCTCGCTGGATGATGCCGGGCTGGATAAATCTACAGTAGAGCTGATGGACGACATGCACAAGAGCGGAGACCTGCAGATCCGGGTGTATGCCATGCTGAACCCTACCCAGGAAAACCAGGACCACTATTTCAAAAACGGTCCTTACAAAACCGACAGGCTCAACGTACGCTCGTTTAAGATTTACTCTGACGGTGCGCTGGGTTCGAGAGGGGCTAACCTGATTGAGCCGTACGCCGATAAGCACGGGCACTACGGCTTTCTGCTGGCTTCGGAGCAGGAGTTCCGTGACATAGCCAAAAAACTGCATGAGCACGGCTTCCAGATGAACACGCACGCCATTGGTGACTCTGCCAACCGCCTGCTGCTGGATATCTACGGAGAGGTGCTTGGCGGTAAGAACGACAAGCGCTGGCGCATTGAGCACTCGCAGATCATCAACCCGGCCGATATGGACAAGTTCGGCAAGTACAGCATTGTGCCATCGGTGCAGCCGACGCACGCCACCTCCGATATGTACTGGGCGGGCGACAGGCTGGGTAAAGAGCGCCTGAAGCACGCCTATCCGCTTAAAGAGCTGATGGAGCAGAATGGCTACCTGCCGCTTGGCACCGACTTTCCGGTAGAGGACATCAATCCTTTTTACACGTTTCACGCTGCGGTAGCCCGCCAGGATGCCAAGAACTGGCCGGCGCAAGGCTTCCAGATGGAGAACGCCCTGAGTCGTGAGGATGCGCTGCGCGGCATGACCATTTGGGCAGCCAAGTCTAACTTTGAGGAGGGCGAAAAGGGAAGTATAGAGCCGGGCAAGTTCGCGGACTTTATACTTGTGGACCGTGACCTGCTAACCGTAAAGCCGGAGGAAATGCGCGGCACCCAGGTGCTGAGCACCTACTTAAACGGCAAACAGGTGTACAAAAAGTAA
- a CDS encoding AMP nucleosidase: MKTKEEIVNDWLPRYTGVPLEEFGEYILLTNFINYVRMFADRFDVEIKGLDKPMQTATANNITIVNFGMGSAMAATVMDLLSAIKPKAALFLGKCGGLKKKTQIGDLILPIAAIRGEGTSDDYLPPEIPALPSFRLQRAVSSMIKKHEMDYWTGTVYTTNRRVWEHDEDFKEYLRQIRAMGVDMETATIFTVGFINEIPHGALLLVSDNPMIPEGVKTSESDKLVTSNYVEKHLSIGIDSLLELINSGESVKHMRFE; encoded by the coding sequence ATGAAGACTAAAGAAGAAATCGTAAACGACTGGCTGCCCCGCTACACCGGTGTGCCACTCGAAGAGTTTGGAGAGTATATCCTGCTTACCAACTTTATCAACTACGTGAGAATGTTCGCCGACCGTTTTGACGTAGAGATCAAAGGCCTTGATAAGCCCATGCAGACGGCCACAGCCAACAACATCACCATCGTGAACTTTGGTATGGGTAGCGCTATGGCAGCCACTGTGATGGACCTGCTTTCTGCCATCAAGCCAAAGGCAGCCCTTTTCCTGGGCAAGTGCGGCGGCCTGAAGAAGAAAACGCAGATCGGCGACTTGATCCTGCCAATTGCGGCCATCCGGGGCGAAGGTACCTCTGATGACTACCTTCCACCGGAAATCCCTGCCCTGCCGTCTTTCCGTCTGCAGCGTGCCGTGTCATCCATGATCAAAAAGCATGAGATGGACTACTGGACCGGAACGGTGTACACAACCAACCGCCGCGTATGGGAGCACGATGAGGACTTTAAGGAGTACCTGCGACAGATTCGCGCGATGGGTGTGGACATGGAGACAGCCACTATCTTCACCGTTGGCTTTATCAATGAGATCCCGCACGGCGCACTGCTGCTGGTGTCCGACAACCCGATGATACCGGAAGGTGTGAAGACATCTGAAAGTGACAAACTGGTTACCTCCAACTATGTGGAGAAGCACCTGAGCATCGGCATCGACTCCCTGCTGGAGTTGATCAACTCAGGCGAGTCTGTGAAACACATGCGCTTTGAATAA
- a CDS encoding type I restriction enzyme HsdR N-terminal domain-containing protein, translated as MDALNLPPFDYKVTKSDANYLIFDILRRKNVVLTPEEWVRQHMVHYLIQSLGYPKSLISIERGMSYNKLQKRTDLCVYSNQGQPHLLVECKAAHVPITQEVVKQVSVYNQTLQAPYVVITNGLQHFCWQVDFETRKYEPLQGIPSYAL; from the coding sequence ATGGATGCTCTCAATTTACCCCCATTTGACTACAAAGTTACGAAATCTGACGCTAATTATCTGATTTTCGATATACTTCGGCGTAAAAACGTGGTTTTGACTCCGGAAGAGTGGGTACGGCAGCACATGGTACACTACCTGATCCAATCCCTGGGCTACCCCAAAAGCCTCATCAGCATTGAGCGCGGCATGAGCTACAATAAACTGCAGAAACGAACTGACCTGTGCGTGTACAGCAACCAGGGCCAGCCGCACCTGCTGGTGGAGTGCAAAGCGGCCCATGTACCTATTACGCAGGAGGTGGTAAAGCAGGTGTCGGTGTACAACCAAACGCTGCAGGCACCCTATGTGGTCATCACCAACGGGCTGCAGCATTTTTGCTGGCAGGTCGATTTTGAGACCCGAAAGTATGAGCCGCTGCAGGGGATACCTTCCTATGCGTTATGA
- a CDS encoding LTA synthase family protein: protein MFDASLKLLLRRLGLLLALYMLLRIVFYAFNYHAFTEAGVGETILAFLHGLRFDVAAIFAVNSVFILLSLLPAGNTLHPRYQRMLKWVFLLSNAPFIALALVDVEFFKFIGRRSSNEIVAITEDIAGQLGQLISYYWYLPLGFALLLYGLAKVYPKAPAQPKPQPNVWVRSLRLLVVAAFVVLGIRGGLQLKPLRPSHAFVLDSAALGHVSLNSPFTFIKGVGQTKLEEKHYFGTDEELLAALQFNPQQYAAPKSAPKKDNVVIIILESFAAEYVGALNQGQGYTPFLDSLAAQGVLFENAFANGRKSIESLPSILAGVPSLMQDPFITSPYQANKLYGLGTLLQQAGYRTAMFHGAANGSMGFSDFSRRAGVQEYYGLDEYPDELRSRDFDGQWGIFDAPYLQYVSRKLTEFEQPFMATLFTLSSHQPYTIPDKYKGRFPKGELEIHESIGYADQALREFFATAAKQPWYSNTLFILTADHTQKSINPAYQNELGHYRVPLLLFHPGKDLGNINEEKIAQHADIPATVVDYLNLPTSKLLPFGHSLLDTASTGQAIFFNGNAYLLVQPEVVTELQADDEVRFYTFSDLAPAPAPAPAAAQKLKAQLQYFRNGMVNNRLYFWED from the coding sequence ATGTTTGACGCTTCTTTAAAACTACTACTGCGCCGCCTGGGCTTGCTACTGGCGCTGTACATGCTGCTGCGCATTGTTTTCTACGCCTTTAACTACCACGCTTTTACTGAGGCAGGCGTAGGCGAAACCATACTGGCCTTTTTGCACGGCCTGCGCTTTGACGTAGCCGCCATCTTTGCCGTTAACAGCGTTTTTATCCTGCTCTCGCTGCTGCCGGCAGGCAATACCCTGCACCCCAGGTACCAGCGCATGCTCAAATGGGTGTTCCTGCTTTCCAACGCCCCCTTTATTGCCCTGGCGCTGGTGGATGTGGAGTTCTTTAAGTTTATCGGTCGGCGCTCCAGCAACGAGATCGTTGCCATTACAGAAGATATTGCAGGGCAGCTGGGGCAGCTGATCAGTTACTATTGGTACCTGCCCCTGGGCTTTGCGCTCCTTCTGTACGGCCTAGCCAAGGTATATCCAAAAGCACCGGCCCAGCCAAAGCCGCAGCCCAACGTATGGGTGCGCAGTCTGCGCCTCCTGGTGGTAGCGGCCTTTGTTGTGTTAGGCATCCGGGGAGGCCTGCAGCTGAAGCCGCTGCGCCCGAGCCATGCCTTCGTACTCGATTCTGCCGCACTGGGCCATGTATCCCTCAACAGCCCTTTTACCTTTATCAAAGGGGTGGGCCAGACCAAACTGGAGGAGAAACACTACTTTGGCACAGACGAGGAGCTGCTGGCGGCCCTGCAGTTTAACCCACAGCAATATGCCGCCCCCAAAAGTGCCCCTAAAAAAGACAACGTCGTTATTATAATTCTTGAAAGCTTTGCCGCAGAGTATGTAGGCGCCCTCAACCAGGGGCAGGGCTACACTCCGTTCCTGGACTCCCTTGCAGCACAGGGCGTTCTCTTCGAAAACGCTTTTGCCAACGGGCGCAAATCCATTGAGTCGCTGCCATCCATACTTGCCGGCGTGCCTTCGCTCATGCAGGATCCCTTTATCACCTCCCCTTACCAGGCAAACAAACTCTACGGGCTGGGTACGCTGCTGCAGCAGGCAGGCTACCGTACGGCTATGTTTCATGGGGCGGCCAACGGTTCGATGGGCTTCAGCGATTTCTCGCGCCGTGCCGGTGTGCAGGAGTACTATGGCCTGGACGAGTACCCGGATGAGCTGCGCAGCCGCGATTTCGATGGGCAATGGGGCATTTTTGACGCTCCTTACCTCCAGTACGTGTCTCGCAAGCTCACAGAGTTTGAGCAGCCTTTTATGGCCACGCTCTTCACGCTCAGCTCCCACCAGCCCTATACCATTCCTGACAAGTATAAGGGCCGCTTTCCAAAAGGCGAACTGGAGATACACGAATCTATCGGCTATGCAGACCAGGCACTACGAGAGTTCTTCGCGACAGCGGCAAAACAGCCGTGGTACAGCAACACGCTCTTCATCCTCACCGCCGACCACACGCAGAAAAGTATAAACCCGGCTTACCAGAATGAGCTGGGGCACTACCGCGTGCCGCTCCTGCTCTTCCACCCGGGCAAAGACCTAGGCAACATCAACGAGGAAAAGATTGCCCAGCACGCCGATATTCCGGCCACGGTGGTGGATTACCTGAACCTGCCGACCAGCAAGCTGCTGCCGTTCGGCCACTCGCTGCTCGACACGGCAAGCACGGGGCAGGCTATTTTCTTCAACGGCAACGCCTACCTGCTGGTGCAGCCCGAGGTGGTAACGGAACTGCAGGCAGACGATGAGGTCCGCTTTTATACTTTCAGTGACCTTGCCCCTGCTCCCGCCCCAGCCCCTGCGGCTGCGCAAAAGCTGAAGGCCCAGCTACAGTACTTCCGCAACGGCATGGTGAACAACAGGCTGTATTTCTGGGAGGACTAA